In Takifugu flavidus isolate HTHZ2018 chromosome 5, ASM371156v2, whole genome shotgun sequence, the following proteins share a genomic window:
- the golga3 gene encoding golgin subfamily A member 3 isoform X4, whose product MDAGDSQAAQMANKAHQEAHVTKSKEGHSLESVKYNKEQELECPSNTGNIQNANSKPSLEMENEEKIRLEARRRLEEQLKQYRVQRHKERSHRSTPKNRPFSTLDPELMMHPEALPRANTVAMTKEYSFLRTSVPRGPKLGSLGIPATKEKKSRSSRSNKIHSLADYKSPEEDGGVGGGGGGTPDNTVSSLQTSISSVSTEVSVVSESSTCETGQPGISLQGGDNVSEPDGSESGMRVGNDGNDSDSSSYSSVSTRGTYGRLAAAVERQQGPYTVEGREIAPEAMGHFPSLQEVLQAAREEQHLHLEQEQEGTAEPRSRRDSFSSSVSLESSVMGHDEMLQVLKEKMRLEGQLESLSSEATQALKEKTELQAQLAAVNAQLQAKTEEAQFNQQKQSTLNVEVGTLRQNCSQLEKAMMELQGNLESKNASLVSLGNDLKVAEDQYSRLMVKVEEMQNTVASRDSTVQDLRQQMGGLQSQLQQVQLERSTLQSRLKTSQAEIDSLQQLRQWYQQQLALAQEARVRLQSEMASMQAGQMTQIGVVEHLKLENVTLSHQLTETQHRSIKDKERIAVQLQSIEADMLTQEANYKQIHDAKTMVEDDLQHKLEEFEEERERLLKLANTASTLERELEQVNLVLSQKDGQLQLLQKEHLELMRQLTTTQENLHTKEQAINQLEARYLELEAQLSELQTENNAKDDNIQYLQNEKIVLEVALQAARVDKSQLDENAERLGEDVLVASDVLDQLRQEVHVKANQIKTLQQENSSLKKQCQKVKEQFQQQKIMVEAYRRDASSKDQLISELKSTKKRLLSEVKDLKQELLGVQEEKQKVELEQTRLQKEVLRVQEQMSSMEAHLQAIQTERDQLETQIQSLQFDQNQLTAVTEENENLRKQVEQMEGETKKAISEQKVRMKRLGTDLTSAQKDMKAKHKAYENAVSILSRRLQEALTDKEAAEAELAKLKAQVLDGGNSQALQEKITALQAELQVVTNSKAMLEKELQEIITLTSTELEEYQEKVLELEDELQESRCFKKRIRKLEDANKKLALELEHEKGKLAGLTQSHNALRDHSNILESALAKREADLVQLNLQVQAVLKRKEEEDQQMKQVVQTLQLALEKEKTKVKDLKEQLAAAKAEAAHNRRHYRAAMLELSEVKKDLQAKEDLINVLQSESQKLQSQGEQHSHEVSRFQEELAEAHSQLHILQKQLDEEIAKRPLTNQEIEDLKWELEQRQREIDAQKQQQEMVEQCHLKELDNLQRALQNIKVELESVQEELTNTRKDKFMLQVKMSELRNSMKTVLLQNQQLKLDLKQNRLRKQRMELKGEGNPSNPVTPVKIPDCPVPASLLDELLKPSTSVNKEPLNNLHNCLRQLKEEMDSLQRQMEEHTVTVHESMSSWQNTEEDPAPHGLPDNTSTSSAPLNNRVLENNNEAEQQQL is encoded by the exons ATGGATGCTGGTGATTCACAGGCTGCCCAAATGGCGAATAAAGCTCATCAGGAAGCCCATGTTACAAAATCCAAAGAAGGCCATTCTCTGGAAAGTGTAAAATACAATAAAGAACAGGAGCTGGAGTGCCCCTCCAACACTGGGAATATCCAAAACG CAAATTCAAAGCCATCGCTTGAAATGGAGAATGAGGAGAAGATCCGCCTAGAAGCTCGCCGACGTCTGGAAGAACAACTTAAACAATATAGGGTGCAGAGACATAAGGAGAGG TCTCACCGTTCGACCCCCAAGAACAGGCCTTTCAGCACCCTGGACCCAGAGCTCATGATGCATCCCGAGGCTTTGCCGAGGGCGAACACTGTTGCCATGACCAAGGAGTATTCCTTTTTGAGGACCAGTGTGCCGCGTGGTCCCAAATTGGGTAGTCTGGGAATCCCTGCTACCAAGGAGAAAAAGTCCAGGTCGTCCCGCTCGAACAAGATTCACTCCTTGGCTGATTACAAGTCTCCAGAGGAGGATGGCGGCgttggaggagggggaggagggaccCCTGATAACACAGTGAGCTCCCTCCAAACCTCCATCAGCTCAGTGTCCACTGAAGTCAGTGTGGTGTCAGAGAGCAGCACATGTGAGACGGGACAGCCAGGCATTTCGCTCCAGGGTGGAGACAATGTCTCAGAGCCGGATGGCAGTGAATCAGGAATGAGGGTCGGAAACGACGGCAATGACAGCGACAGCTCGTCCTACAGCAGTGTGTCGACGAGGGGGACTTATGGCAGGCTTGCAGCCGCTGTGGAGAGACAGCAGGGGCCCTACACAGTGGAGGGCAGGGAGATTGCCCCAGAGGCAATGGGCCATTTCCCATCTCTGCAGGAGGTGCTGCAAGCAGCGAGGGAAGAGCAGCACCTGCACCTGGAGCAGGAGCAAGAAGGGACCGCGGAGCCTCGGAGCCGAAGGGACAGTTTCTCCAGCAG CGTTTCCTTGGAAAGTTCAGTGATGGGCCACGATGAAATGCTGCAGGTGCTGAAGGAGAAAATGAGGCTGGAGGGTCAACTCGAATCTCTGTCGTCTGAAGCCACTCAG GCTCTCAAGGAGAAGACGGAGCTCCAGGCCCAGCTAGCTGCCGTGAACGCTCAACTGCAGGCCAAGACTGAGGAGGCTCAGTTTaaccagcagaagcagagcaCTCTCAATGTGGAGGTTGGCACGCTGCGGCAGAACTGCAGCCAGCTGGAGAAGGCCATGATGGAACTTCAGGGGAATCTAGAGAGCAAGAATGCCAGTCTCGTTTCTCTGGGTAATGACTTGAAAGTGGCAGAAGACCAGTACAGCAGGCTGATGGTCAAGGTGGAGGAGATGCAAAACACTGTGGCCTCAAGAGACAGCACAG TCCAAGATTTACGTCAACAGATGGGCGGTCTTCAAAGCCAGCTTCAGCAGGTCCAGCTGGAGCGCAGCACCCTGCAGAGCCGACTGAAGACGTCCCAGGCTGAAATCGACTCCCTTCAGCAGCTCAGACAGTGGTATCAGCAGCAGCTAGCTCTGGCTCAGGAAGCAAGAGTCCGACTACAAAGTGAAATGGCTAGCATGCAG gCTGGACAGATGACTCAGATTGGTGTTGTGGAGCATCTGAAGCTGGAAAATGTGACTCTGTCACATCAACTTACTGAGACTCAGCACCGTTCCATCAAAGACAAAGAGCGCATTGCCGTTCAGCTGCAGAGCATTGAG GCTGACATGCTAACTCAGGAAGCTAACTACAAGCAGATTCATGATGCAAAAACCATGGTGGAAGATGATCTGCAGCACAAACTGGAGGAGTTTGAGGAAGAAAGGGAACGACTGCTGAAATTGGCCAACACAGCCAGCACTCTTGAAAGGGAACTAGAGCAG GTGAACTTAGTCCTTTCCCAGAAGGATGGACAGCTACAACTGCTCCAGAAAGAACACCTGGAATTAATGCGCCAGCTGACCACAACTCAGGAGAACCTGCACACCAAGGAGCAGGCCATCAACCAGCTGGAGGCCCGTTACCTGGAGCTGGAGGCTCAGCTGTCTGAGCTGCAGACGGAGAACAATGCCAAGGATGACAACATCCAGTATCTCCAAAACGAGAAGATTGTCCTGGAGGTGGCGCTACAGGCTGCTCGGGTCGACAAGAGCCAGCTTGATGAAAACGCTGAGCGTCTCGGAGAAGATGTGTTGGTGGCATCAGATGTGTTGGATCAACTTAGACAGGAAGTCCATGTCAAAGCCAACCAG ATCAAAACTCTCCAACAAGAAAATAGTTCTCTGAAGAAACAGTGTCAAAAGGTGAAGGAGcagttccagcagcagaag ATAATGGTGGAAGCGTACCGTCGAGACGCCAGCTCCAAAGACCAGTTGATCAGTGAGCTCAAGTCCACCAAAAAGCGTCTCCTGTCGGAGGTCAAGGACCTGAAGCAAGAACTTCTGGGGgttcaggaggagaaacagaaggtggagctggagcagacGCGGCTACAAAAGGAGGTGTTAAGAGTTCAAGAACAGATGAGCAGCATGGAGGCTCATCTGCAGGCCATTCAGACAGAGAGGGATCAACTAGAAACTCAAATTCAG TCCCTGCAGTTTGATCAGAATCAGCTAACGGCAGTGACTGAAGAGAATGAAAATTTGAGGAAACAGGTTGAGCAAATGGAGGGAGAAACCAAAAA GGCCATCTCCGAGCAGAAGGTACGCATGAAGAGACTGGGGACTGATTTGACCAGCGCTCAGAAGGACATGAAGGCCAAGCACAAGGCCTACGAGAACGCTGTGAGCATCCTCAGCAGGAGACTCCAAGAGGCTCTGACTGACAAAGAGGCAGCTGAGGCAGAGCTGGCCAAACTCAAGGCCCAGGTGTTGGATGGTGGAAACTCTCAAGCCCTACAG GAGAAGATAacagctctgcaggctgagctgcaggttGTGACCAATAGCAAAGCAATGCTcgagaaggagctgcaggaaataaTTACACTGACATCAACAGAGCTTGAAGAATACCAGGAGAAGGTGTTGGAGCTTGAGGATGAG CTTCAAGAGTCCAGATGTTTCAAGAAGCGAATCCGAAAGTTAGAAGATGCTAACAAAAAGTTAGCCCTTGAGCTGGAACATGAAAAAGGGAAGCTAGCTGGGCTCACTCAGTCCCACAATGCTCTTCGGGACCATTCCAATATTTTGGAGTCTGCCTTAGCAAAGAGAGAGGCAGATCTTGTCCAGCTCAATTTACAG GTTCAAGCTGTACTCAAGcgtaaagaggaggaggaccaacAAATGAAGCAGGTGGTGCAAACTCTACAGCTTGCTTTAGAGAAAGAGAAGACCAAAGTCAAGGATCTGAAAGAACAG TTGGCTGCAGCGAAGGCTGAGGCAGCGCACAATAGACGGCACTACAGGGCAGCCATGCTGGAGCTGTCGGAGGTTAAAAAGGACCTGCAGGCCAAAGAAGACCTGATCAACGTGCTGCAGAGTGAATCTCAGAAACTACA GTCTCAAGGTGAGCAGCATTCTCATGAGGTCTCCAGGTTCCAAGAAGAGCTTGCTGAGGCCCATTCACAGCTCCACATTCTCCAGAAACAGCTGGATGAGGAAATTGCCAAGCGGCCTCTGACAAACCAAGAG ATTGAGGACCTGAAgtgggagctggagcagaggcAAAGGGAAATTGATGCTcagaagcagcaacaggagaTGGTGGAACAGTGTCATCTCAAGGAGCTGGACAACCTGCAGAGAGCCCTTCAG AACATtaaagtggagctggagtcagtgcAGGAAGAGCTAACCAACACTAGGAAGGACAAGTTCATGTTACAGGTCAAAATGAGCGAGCTGAGGAACAGCATGAAGACAGTCCTgctgcagaaccagcagctcAAACTGGACCTCAAACAGAACCGCCTAAGGAAG CAGCGTATGGAGCTGAAGGGTGAGGGGAACCCTTCCAACCCAGTCACACCAGTTAAGATCCCAGACTGCCCAGTACCAGCCTCCCTGTTAGATGAGTTGCTAAAACCATCAACTTCTGTGAACAAGGAGCCCCTCAACAACCTTCACAACTGTCTACGTCAGCTTAA GGAGGAGATGGACAGCCTCCAGAGGCAGATGGAAGAACACACAGTAACAGTCCATGAGTCAATGAGCTCATGGCAAAACACAGAAGAGGATCCGGCTCCACACGGGCTTCCAGACAACACCTCCACTTCATCAGCGCCACTCAATAACAGGGTTCTGGAAAATAACAATgaagcagaacagcagcaattATAA
- the golga3 gene encoding golgin subfamily A member 3 isoform X2: MDAGDSQAAQMANKAHQEAHVTKSKEGHSLESVKYNKEQELECPSNTGNIQNGPVSSEAMPNANGLVGGFEAQLNGSVSPSALPQSTSSPVNSQNQQSSPANSKPSLEMENEEKIRLEARRRLEEQLKQYRVQRHKERSHRSTPKNRPFSTLDPELMMHPEALPRANTVAMTKEYSFLRTSVPRGPKLGSLGIPATKEKKSRSSRSNKIHSLADYKSPEEDGGVGGGGGGTPDNTVSSLQTSISSVSTEVSVVSESSTCETGQPGISLQGGDNVSEPDGSESGMRVGNDGNDSDSSSYSSVSTRGTYGRLAAAVERQQGPYTVEGREIAPEAMGHFPSLQEVLQAAREEQHLHLEQEQEGTAEPRSRRDSFSSSVSLESSVMGHDEMLQVLKEKMRLEGQLESLSSEATQALKEKTELQAQLAAVNAQLQAKTEEAQFNQQKQSTLNVEVGTLRQNCSQLEKAMMELQGNLESKNASLVSLGNDLKVAEDQYSRLMVKVEEMQNTVASRDSTVQDLRQQMGGLQSQLQQVQLERSTLQSRLKTSQAEIDSLQQLRQWYQQQLALAQEARVRLQSEMASMQAGQMTQIGVVEHLKLENVTLSHQLTETQHRSIKDKERIAVQLQSIEADMLTQEANYKQIHDAKTMVEDDLQHKLEEFEEERERLLKLANTASTLERELEQVNLVLSQKDGQLQLLQKEHLELMRQLTTTQENLHTKEQAINQLEARYLELEAQLSELQTENNAKDDNIQYLQNEKIVLEVALQAARVDKSQLDENAERLGEDVLVASDVLDQLRQEVHVKANQIKTLQQENSSLKKQCQKVKEQFQQQKIMVEAYRRDASSKDQLISELKSTKKRLLSEVKDLKQELLGVQEEKQKVELEQTRLQKEVLRVQEQMSSMEAHLQAIQTERDQLETQIQSLQFDQNQLTAVTEENENLRKQVEQMEGETKKAISEQKVRMKRLGTDLTSAQKDMKAKHKAYENAVSILSRRLQEALTDKEAAEAELAKLKAQVLDGGNSQALQEKITALQAELQVVTNSKAMLEKELQEIITLTSTELEEYQEKVLELEDELQESRCFKKRIRKLEDANKKLALELEHEKGKLAGLTQSHNALRDHSNILESALAKREADLVQLNLQVQAVLKRKEEEDQQMKQVVQTLQLALEKEKTKVKDLKEQLAAAKAEAAHNRRHYRAAMLELSEVKKDLQAKEDLINVLQSESQKLQSQGEQHSHEVSRFQEELAEAHSQLHILQKQLDEEIAKRPLTNQEIEDLKWELEQRQREIDAQKQQQEMVEQCHLKELDNLQRALQNIKVELESVQEELTNTRKDKFMLQVKMSELRNSMKTVLLQNQQLKLDLKQNRLRKQRMELKGEGNPSNPVTPVKIPDCPVPASLLDELLKPSTSVNKEPLNNLHNCLRQLKEEMDSLQRQMEEHTVTVHESMSSWQNTEEDPAPHGLPDNTSTSSAPLNNRVLENNNEAEQQQL; the protein is encoded by the exons ATGGATGCTGGTGATTCACAGGCTGCCCAAATGGCGAATAAAGCTCATCAGGAAGCCCATGTTACAAAATCCAAAGAAGGCCATTCTCTGGAAAGTGTAAAATACAATAAAGAACAGGAGCTGGAGTGCCCCTCCAACACTGGGAATATCCAAAACG GTCCTGTGAGTTCAGAGGCAATGCCAAATGCAAACGGACTGGTTGGTGGCTTTGAGGCCCAATTAAATGGGTCTGTGTCTCCTTCAGCCCTTCCTCAGAGCACCAGTTCCCCTGTCAACTCCCAGAACCAACAGTCCTCTCCAG CAAATTCAAAGCCATCGCTTGAAATGGAGAATGAGGAGAAGATCCGCCTAGAAGCTCGCCGACGTCTGGAAGAACAACTTAAACAATATAGGGTGCAGAGACATAAGGAGAGG TCTCACCGTTCGACCCCCAAGAACAGGCCTTTCAGCACCCTGGACCCAGAGCTCATGATGCATCCCGAGGCTTTGCCGAGGGCGAACACTGTTGCCATGACCAAGGAGTATTCCTTTTTGAGGACCAGTGTGCCGCGTGGTCCCAAATTGGGTAGTCTGGGAATCCCTGCTACCAAGGAGAAAAAGTCCAGGTCGTCCCGCTCGAACAAGATTCACTCCTTGGCTGATTACAAGTCTCCAGAGGAGGATGGCGGCgttggaggagggggaggagggaccCCTGATAACACAGTGAGCTCCCTCCAAACCTCCATCAGCTCAGTGTCCACTGAAGTCAGTGTGGTGTCAGAGAGCAGCACATGTGAGACGGGACAGCCAGGCATTTCGCTCCAGGGTGGAGACAATGTCTCAGAGCCGGATGGCAGTGAATCAGGAATGAGGGTCGGAAACGACGGCAATGACAGCGACAGCTCGTCCTACAGCAGTGTGTCGACGAGGGGGACTTATGGCAGGCTTGCAGCCGCTGTGGAGAGACAGCAGGGGCCCTACACAGTGGAGGGCAGGGAGATTGCCCCAGAGGCAATGGGCCATTTCCCATCTCTGCAGGAGGTGCTGCAAGCAGCGAGGGAAGAGCAGCACCTGCACCTGGAGCAGGAGCAAGAAGGGACCGCGGAGCCTCGGAGCCGAAGGGACAGTTTCTCCAGCAG CGTTTCCTTGGAAAGTTCAGTGATGGGCCACGATGAAATGCTGCAGGTGCTGAAGGAGAAAATGAGGCTGGAGGGTCAACTCGAATCTCTGTCGTCTGAAGCCACTCAG GCTCTCAAGGAGAAGACGGAGCTCCAGGCCCAGCTAGCTGCCGTGAACGCTCAACTGCAGGCCAAGACTGAGGAGGCTCAGTTTaaccagcagaagcagagcaCTCTCAATGTGGAGGTTGGCACGCTGCGGCAGAACTGCAGCCAGCTGGAGAAGGCCATGATGGAACTTCAGGGGAATCTAGAGAGCAAGAATGCCAGTCTCGTTTCTCTGGGTAATGACTTGAAAGTGGCAGAAGACCAGTACAGCAGGCTGATGGTCAAGGTGGAGGAGATGCAAAACACTGTGGCCTCAAGAGACAGCACAG TCCAAGATTTACGTCAACAGATGGGCGGTCTTCAAAGCCAGCTTCAGCAGGTCCAGCTGGAGCGCAGCACCCTGCAGAGCCGACTGAAGACGTCCCAGGCTGAAATCGACTCCCTTCAGCAGCTCAGACAGTGGTATCAGCAGCAGCTAGCTCTGGCTCAGGAAGCAAGAGTCCGACTACAAAGTGAAATGGCTAGCATGCAG gCTGGACAGATGACTCAGATTGGTGTTGTGGAGCATCTGAAGCTGGAAAATGTGACTCTGTCACATCAACTTACTGAGACTCAGCACCGTTCCATCAAAGACAAAGAGCGCATTGCCGTTCAGCTGCAGAGCATTGAG GCTGACATGCTAACTCAGGAAGCTAACTACAAGCAGATTCATGATGCAAAAACCATGGTGGAAGATGATCTGCAGCACAAACTGGAGGAGTTTGAGGAAGAAAGGGAACGACTGCTGAAATTGGCCAACACAGCCAGCACTCTTGAAAGGGAACTAGAGCAG GTGAACTTAGTCCTTTCCCAGAAGGATGGACAGCTACAACTGCTCCAGAAAGAACACCTGGAATTAATGCGCCAGCTGACCACAACTCAGGAGAACCTGCACACCAAGGAGCAGGCCATCAACCAGCTGGAGGCCCGTTACCTGGAGCTGGAGGCTCAGCTGTCTGAGCTGCAGACGGAGAACAATGCCAAGGATGACAACATCCAGTATCTCCAAAACGAGAAGATTGTCCTGGAGGTGGCGCTACAGGCTGCTCGGGTCGACAAGAGCCAGCTTGATGAAAACGCTGAGCGTCTCGGAGAAGATGTGTTGGTGGCATCAGATGTGTTGGATCAACTTAGACAGGAAGTCCATGTCAAAGCCAACCAG ATCAAAACTCTCCAACAAGAAAATAGTTCTCTGAAGAAACAGTGTCAAAAGGTGAAGGAGcagttccagcagcagaag ATAATGGTGGAAGCGTACCGTCGAGACGCCAGCTCCAAAGACCAGTTGATCAGTGAGCTCAAGTCCACCAAAAAGCGTCTCCTGTCGGAGGTCAAGGACCTGAAGCAAGAACTTCTGGGGgttcaggaggagaaacagaaggtggagctggagcagacGCGGCTACAAAAGGAGGTGTTAAGAGTTCAAGAACAGATGAGCAGCATGGAGGCTCATCTGCAGGCCATTCAGACAGAGAGGGATCAACTAGAAACTCAAATTCAG TCCCTGCAGTTTGATCAGAATCAGCTAACGGCAGTGACTGAAGAGAATGAAAATTTGAGGAAACAGGTTGAGCAAATGGAGGGAGAAACCAAAAA GGCCATCTCCGAGCAGAAGGTACGCATGAAGAGACTGGGGACTGATTTGACCAGCGCTCAGAAGGACATGAAGGCCAAGCACAAGGCCTACGAGAACGCTGTGAGCATCCTCAGCAGGAGACTCCAAGAGGCTCTGACTGACAAAGAGGCAGCTGAGGCAGAGCTGGCCAAACTCAAGGCCCAGGTGTTGGATGGTGGAAACTCTCAAGCCCTACAG GAGAAGATAacagctctgcaggctgagctgcaggttGTGACCAATAGCAAAGCAATGCTcgagaaggagctgcaggaaataaTTACACTGACATCAACAGAGCTTGAAGAATACCAGGAGAAGGTGTTGGAGCTTGAGGATGAG CTTCAAGAGTCCAGATGTTTCAAGAAGCGAATCCGAAAGTTAGAAGATGCTAACAAAAAGTTAGCCCTTGAGCTGGAACATGAAAAAGGGAAGCTAGCTGGGCTCACTCAGTCCCACAATGCTCTTCGGGACCATTCCAATATTTTGGAGTCTGCCTTAGCAAAGAGAGAGGCAGATCTTGTCCAGCTCAATTTACAG GTTCAAGCTGTACTCAAGcgtaaagaggaggaggaccaacAAATGAAGCAGGTGGTGCAAACTCTACAGCTTGCTTTAGAGAAAGAGAAGACCAAAGTCAAGGATCTGAAAGAACAG TTGGCTGCAGCGAAGGCTGAGGCAGCGCACAATAGACGGCACTACAGGGCAGCCATGCTGGAGCTGTCGGAGGTTAAAAAGGACCTGCAGGCCAAAGAAGACCTGATCAACGTGCTGCAGAGTGAATCTCAGAAACTACA GTCTCAAGGTGAGCAGCATTCTCATGAGGTCTCCAGGTTCCAAGAAGAGCTTGCTGAGGCCCATTCACAGCTCCACATTCTCCAGAAACAGCTGGATGAGGAAATTGCCAAGCGGCCTCTGACAAACCAAGAG ATTGAGGACCTGAAgtgggagctggagcagaggcAAAGGGAAATTGATGCTcagaagcagcaacaggagaTGGTGGAACAGTGTCATCTCAAGGAGCTGGACAACCTGCAGAGAGCCCTTCAG AACATtaaagtggagctggagtcagtgcAGGAAGAGCTAACCAACACTAGGAAGGACAAGTTCATGTTACAGGTCAAAATGAGCGAGCTGAGGAACAGCATGAAGACAGTCCTgctgcagaaccagcagctcAAACTGGACCTCAAACAGAACCGCCTAAGGAAG CAGCGTATGGAGCTGAAGGGTGAGGGGAACCCTTCCAACCCAGTCACACCAGTTAAGATCCCAGACTGCCCAGTACCAGCCTCCCTGTTAGATGAGTTGCTAAAACCATCAACTTCTGTGAACAAGGAGCCCCTCAACAACCTTCACAACTGTCTACGTCAGCTTAA GGAGGAGATGGACAGCCTCCAGAGGCAGATGGAAGAACACACAGTAACAGTCCATGAGTCAATGAGCTCATGGCAAAACACAGAAGAGGATCCGGCTCCACACGGGCTTCCAGACAACACCTCCACTTCATCAGCGCCACTCAATAACAGGGTTCTGGAAAATAACAATgaagcagaacagcagcaattATAA